A genomic window from Vitis riparia cultivar Riparia Gloire de Montpellier isolate 1030 chromosome 18, EGFV_Vit.rip_1.0, whole genome shotgun sequence includes:
- the LOC117906333 gene encoding metal transporter Nramp5-like: protein MRSLEHQVGNTGSKQIAALDTPPPPSRSHATHHLDLDDQKPGWRKFLAFVGPGFLVSLAYLDPGNLETDLQAGANHGFELLWVVLIGLIFALIIQSLAANLGVSTGKHLSELCKAEYPIIVKYCLWLLAEIAVIAADIPEVIGTAFALNILFKVPVWAGVLFTGFSTLLLLGLQRYGVRKLELLIAVLVFIMAGCFFGEMSYVKPPATGVLKGMFIPKLKGQGATGDAIALLGALVMPHNLFLHSALVLSRKVPNSVRGINEACRYFLIESGLALFVAFLINVAVVSVSGTVCSADNLSQENLDQCNDLNLNSASFLLKNVLGGSSKVVYAIALFASGQSSTITGTYAGQFIMQGFLDIKMRKWLRNLMTRSIAITPSLIVSIIGGSAGAGQLIIIASMILSFELPFALIPLLKFSSSNTKMGPHKNSIYVIVISWILGFGIIGINIYYLSTSFVGWLLHNNLPKVGNVFIGILVFPLMAIYILAVIYLTIRKDTVVTFIEPEKNDPNVQNHMENGFDQTDGVFELGHVPYREDLADIPLPK from the exons atgagaagccTGGAGCATCAAGTGGGTAACACAGGAAGCAAACAGATTGCTGCCTTGGACACCCCACCACCTCCATCACGCAGTCATGCTACTCATCATCTTGATTTAGATGAccag AAACCCGGGTGGAGAAAGTTTCTGGCCTTTGTTGGCCCTGGTTTCCTTGTCTCATTGGCGTATCTCGACCCTGGAAACT TGGAAACTGATCTGCAAGCAGGAGCTAATCATGGGTTTGAG CTACTATGGGTGGTGCTCATAGGATTGATTTTCGCTCTCATAATCCAATCCCTCGCTGCAAATCTCGGTGTAAGCACAG GGAAGCATCTTTCAGAGCTCTGCAAGGCTGAATACCCCATAATTGTCAAGTATTGCCTGTGGTTATTAGCTGAGATTGCTGTCATTGCTGCCGATATTCCCGAAG TGATAGGGACAGCCTTTGCACTGAATATACTTTTCAAGGTCCCCGTATGGGCTGGAGTTCTCTTCACTGGCTTCAGCACTCTCCTGCTTCTTGGCCTGCAAAGATATGGG GTGAGGAAGTTAGAATTGTTGATAGCAGTGCTGGTATTCATAATGGCTGGTTGTTTCTTTGGAGAAATGAGTTATGTGAAGCCTCCGGCCACAGGTGTTTTAAAGGGCATGTTCATTCCCAAGCTCAAAGGCCAGGGTGCCACCGGTGATGCCATTGCCCTCTTGGGTGCTCTTGTTATGCC CCATAATCTCTTCCTCCATTCTGCTCTTGTACTTTCTAGGAAGGTGCCCAACTCAGTCCGTGGCATCAAT GAGGCATGTCGATATTTCTTGATAGAGAGCGGATTGGCATTATTCGTAGCATTTTTAATCAATGTCGCAGTTGTTTCCGTGTCGGGCACTGTTTGTTCTGCTGACAATCTTTCACAAGAAAACTTGGATCAATGCAATGATCTTAATCTTAATTCTGCTTCTTTTCTCCTCAAG AATGTGTTAGGAGGGTCAAGCAAGGTGGTCTATGCCATTGCGCTGTTTGCCTCAGGCCAAAGTTCCACCATCACAGGCACTTATGCTGGACAATTTATCATGCAG GGTTTCTTGGATATTAAAATGAGGAAATGGCTGAGGAACCTGATGACTAGAAGCATTGCCATTACACCTAGTCTCATTGTCTCCATTATTGGTGGATCTGCTGGTGCCGGCCAACTCATTATCATTGCATCA ATGATTCTCTCATTTGAACTTCCATTTGCACTGATCCCACTCCTGAAATTTAGTAGCAGTAACACCAAGATGGGCCCTCATAAGAATTCAATATAC GTCATAGTAATTTCGTGGATCCTGGGATTCGGAATCATCGGCATCAATATTTATTACCTATCCACCAGCTTCGTAGGTTGGCTGCTTCACAATAATCTCCCCAAGGTGGGAAATGTGTTCATTGGGATCCTAGTATTTCCCCTCATGGCTATATATATCCTCGCAGTCATCTATCTCACCATCCGGAAAGACACTGTGGTGACATTCATCGAACCAGAAAAGAATGATCCGAACGTCCAAAATCATATGGAAAATGGGTTCGACCAGACTGATGGAGTGTTCGAATTAGGCCATGTTCCATATAGAGAGGATCTTGCTGACATCCCATTACCAAAGTAA